The following proteins come from a genomic window of Gossypium raimondii isolate GPD5lz chromosome 5, ASM2569854v1, whole genome shotgun sequence:
- the LOC105768678 gene encoding transcription factor VOZ1 produces the protein MGKGSRSNCKSASHKLFKDRAKNRVDDLQGMFLDLQFARKESRSVDVAVLEEQVHQMLREWKAELNEPSPASSLQQGGSLGSFSSDICRLLQLCEEEDDATSVLAAPKPEPDDQNLQVGDTAAFQEVYGVNQGQHERGFPLVDHCKDSPSGVRTMPINNLDGATQLEYHQFDLHQDFEHFYTGFNGTGFSGEDAMLHTSSYLPSICLPPSAFLGPKCALWDCPRPAQALDWSQDYCSSFHAALAMNEGPPGMGPILRPGGIGLKDGLLFAALSAKAQGKDVGIPECEGAATAKSPWNAPELFDLSVLDGESIREWLFFDKPRRAFESGNRKQRSLPDYSGRGWHESRKQVMNEFGGLKRSYYMDPQPLNHFEWHLYEYEINKCDACALYRLELKLVDGKKSAKGKSANDTVADLQKQMGRLTAEFPTDNKRYVKGRAKINAKVTVGNPYSTQNAVAPTSEKFDYGHGLQYDYLIDDLSGYYLT, from the exons atgggGAAGGGTTCGAGAAGCAACTGCAAGTCTGCATCCCACAAACTCTTCAAGGACAGGGCAAAGAACCGGGTGGATGACCTGCAGGGGATGTTCTTGGATCTGCAATTTGCCAGGAAGGAGAGCCGCAGTGTCGATGTTGCAGTCCTTGAGGAGCAAGTCCATCAGATGCTCCGTGAATGGAAAGCAGAACTCAATGAACCTTCTCCAGCATCTTCATTGCAACAA GGAGGGAGTCTTGGTTCATTTTCATCAGACATTTGCCGGCTGCTGCAGCTTTGCGAGGAGGAAGATGATGCAACTAGTGTCCTAGCAGCTCCAAAGCCTGAGCCTGATGACCAAAATCTGCAAGTAGGAGATACTGCTGCTTTCCAAGAG GTTTATGGAGTGAATCAGGGGCAACATGAGCGTGGCTTTCCATTAGTTGATCATTGCAAAGACTCACCTTCAGGAGTCCGTACCATGCCAATTAACAACTTGGATGGAGCTACTCAATTGGAATACCACCAGTTTGATTTGCATCAGGATTTTGAGCACTTCTACACAGGTTTTAATGGTACTGGTTTCTCTGGGGAGGATGCCATGCTTCATACTTCTAGCTATCTGCCAAGTATATGCCTGCCACCATCTGCATTCCTAGGTCCAAAGTGTGCACTTTGGGATTGTCCAAGGCCAGCTCAAGCGTTGGACTGGTCTCAAGACTACTGTAGTAGCTTTCATGCTGCTTTAGCAATGAATGAAGGGCCACCTGGAATGGGCCCGATTCTGCGACCTGGTGGCATAGGCCTCAAGGATGGGCTGCTCTTTGCTGCTCTCAGTGCTAAGGCACAAGGAAAAGATGTGGGTATACCAGAATGCGAGGGGGCTGCAACTGCGAAGTCTCCATGGAATGCTCCTG AGCTCTTTGATCTTTCAGTTCTTGACGGTGAATCAATTAGGGAGTGGCTCTTTTTTGATAAGCCTCGAAGAGCATTTGAAAGTGGGAACAGGAAGCAGAGGTCTTTGCCAGATTACAGCGGGCGTGGCTGGCATGAGTCAAGGAAGCAAGTTATGAATGAATTTGGAGGACTGAAGAGATCATACTACATGGATCCTCAGCCACTGAACCATTTTGAGTGGCACCTTTATGAATATGAAATCAACAAGTGTGATGCTTGTGCCTTGTATAGGTTGGAGTTGAAGCTCGTTGACGGCAAGAAAAGTGCAAAGGGGAAATCAGCTAACGATACAGTTGCTGATCTGCAGAAGCAGATGGGAAGGCTCACTGCAGAGTTCCCAACTGACAACAAACGCTATGTCAAAGGACGGGCAAAGATTAATGCAAAGGTCACTGTTGGAAATCCTTATTCCACCCAAAATGCGGTGGCACCAACCAGTGAGAAGTTCGATTACGGGCATGGTTTGCAGTACGACTATCTCATCGACGATTTAAGTGGCTATTATCTAACATAG
- the LOC105767502 gene encoding WUSCHEL-related homeobox 9, producing MSSSNRHWPSMFKSKPCNTHHQWQHDINPSLMSSACHKAPYTSGCEERSPEPKPRWNPKPEQIRILEAIFNSGMVNPPRDEIRKIRAQLQEYGQVGDANVFYWFQNRKSRSKHKLRNLQNSKQQLQQNQQTPPITNMTTISAPSSSSSSSEKSSPKGANKSTFSLSSTNVVDVSSSPTASVNQTYFHQPQNEFLNEPFFFPMQQPAGGSGFTQAFGFSELTNVIQVPEQTVGPCTSLLLSEILTHGASRKGEEKMDMQLQLSYSTMTTAPSTNPIAPHTDSTSATVTVPSNTHHIHGVGEPAAVGHGDLGRSTVFINDVAFEVTVGPFNVREAFGDDAILINSAGQPVLTNEWGLTLQSLQHGGFYYLVRSLSPFSI from the exons ATGTCTTCATCAAACAGACACTGGCCTAGCATGTTCAAATCCAAGCCCTGCAACACTCACCACCAATGGCAGCATGACATCAACCCATCTCTCATGTCAAGTGCTTGCCACAAGGCCCCTTACACTTCAG GATGTGAAGAGCGTAGTCCTGAGCCTAAACCAAGATGGAACCCGAAGCCTGAACAAATTCGCATACTGGAAGCTATATTCAACTCCGGGATGGTTAACCCACCTAGGGATGAGATAAGGAAAATCAGAGCTCAACTGCAAGAGTATGGCCAAGTAGGCGATGCCAATGTCTTTTACTGGTTCCAGAACAGAAAATCAAGAAGCAAACACAAGCTGCGAAATCTCCAAAATTCTAAACAACAGTTGCAGCAAAATCAACAAACTCCTCCTATCACTAATATGACCACCATCTCTGCACCTTCCTCTTCATCATCCTCATCCGAGAAATCTTCGCCAAAAGGAGCTAACAAGAGTACCTTCTCTTTGAGCAGTACAAATGTCGTTGACGTTTCCAGTTCTCCAACTGCTTCCGTGAACCAGACCTACTTTCATCAGCCTCAGAACGAGTTCTTGAACGAACCGTTTTTCTTTCCCATGCAACAGCCTGCTGGAGGATCCGGATTTACACAAGCGTTTGGCTTCTCAGAACTGACCAATGTGATTCAAGTCCCTGAACAAACAGTTGGACCCTGTACAAGTCTATTGTTGAGTGAGATCCTAACGCACGGAGCTTCAAGGAAAGGAGAGGAAAAGATGGATATGCAGCTCCAGCTTAGTTACAGTACTATGACAACTGCCCCTAGTACTAACCCTATTGCTCCTCATACTGATTCCACCAGTGCTACAGTTACTGTTCCATCTAATACTCACCACATTCATG GTGTTGGGGAACCGGCTGCAGTGGGCCATGGAGATCTGGGTAGATCAACGGTGTTCATCAATGATGTTGCATTTGAGGTGACGGTGGGTCCGTTCAACGTGCGGGAGGCTTTCGGAGATGATGCAATCTTGATTAACTCCGCTGGTCAACCTGTCCTCACCAACGAATGGGGCTTGACCCTTCAGTCCCTTCAACATGGTGGATTTTACTATCTGGTTCGCTCATTAAGCCCCTTTTCCATCTAA